A section of the Streptomyces agglomeratus genome encodes:
- a CDS encoding helicase associated domain-containing protein, translated as MPDLVQAVGRALRMHPGEGKIATLVVPAFLAPGEKPDAMLTSPAYNGLAKLLAALRAHDARIEKLTDPGNSRTRVPEPRDETADFDEDLDQGADGDETPTVSRPAKDLLRFSAPRDARQLAAFIELRVLNPERVHWRRGIHAAQRYAQEHQDLRVPYSYRTPVDWSPSDFPLGVWVTDCRRHYNAGRLDADRAAQLQSLGMVWSHFDASFEEGLSAAAAWAEEHQVGLAAPVDAVVGAYPVGRWLKNQRAAARRAAELERCRAEGLPEPEGGAAPLTDERRQALEDIDPGWCPTWSIDWQRCFRLAWLHTKAGGTLPDKAGVAIADGEDLGKWAAAQHAGFAKLTATQQWMLTSMLGITAAPAKRTRAEMWAQNLAAARQYREREGHLEVPRSHSEHIHGEAVRLGAWVSQQRVKAAKLAPERVEELSALGMRWS; from the coding sequence ATGCCAGACCTGGTCCAGGCCGTTGGCCGCGCGCTGCGCATGCACCCCGGCGAAGGGAAGATCGCCACCCTCGTGGTGCCGGCATTCCTCGCCCCCGGCGAGAAGCCTGACGCCATGCTCACCTCCCCCGCGTACAACGGCCTGGCCAAGCTGCTCGCCGCGCTGCGTGCACACGATGCCCGCATCGAGAAGCTCACCGACCCGGGTAACTCCCGCACCCGCGTTCCCGAGCCCCGCGACGAGACCGCCGACTTCGACGAGGACCTGGACCAGGGCGCCGACGGCGACGAGACACCGACCGTCAGCCGCCCCGCCAAGGACCTGCTGCGGTTCTCCGCGCCGCGCGACGCACGCCAGCTGGCCGCGTTCATCGAGCTGCGCGTGCTCAACCCCGAGCGGGTGCACTGGCGACGCGGCATCCATGCCGCCCAGCGCTACGCCCAGGAGCACCAGGACCTGCGCGTGCCCTACAGCTACCGCACCCCGGTCGACTGGTCCCCGTCCGACTTCCCGCTGGGTGTGTGGGTCACCGACTGCCGCCGGCACTACAACGCCGGCCGCCTGGACGCCGACCGCGCCGCCCAGCTCCAGTCCCTCGGCATGGTCTGGTCGCACTTCGACGCCAGCTTCGAAGAGGGCCTGAGCGCGGCCGCCGCCTGGGCCGAGGAGCACCAGGTCGGTCTGGCCGCACCTGTGGATGCGGTCGTCGGCGCGTACCCGGTAGGGCGCTGGCTGAAGAACCAGCGGGCAGCCGCGCGCCGGGCCGCCGAGCTCGAACGCTGCCGCGCCGAAGGTCTGCCCGAGCCGGAGGGCGGCGCCGCTCCCCTGACCGACGAGCGTCGGCAGGCACTGGAGGACATCGACCCCGGCTGGTGCCCGACGTGGAGCATCGACTGGCAGCGGTGCTTCCGGCTCGCCTGGCTGCACACGAAGGCGGGCGGCACTTTGCCCGACAAGGCCGGTGTGGCCATCGCGGACGGCGAGGACCTGGGCAAGTGGGCCGCCGCCCAGCACGCCGGCTTCGCCAAGCTCACCGCGACCCAGCAGTGGATGCTCACCAGCATGCTCGGCATCACCGCGGCACCGGCCAAGCGGACCCGCGCCGAGATGTGGGCCCAGAACCTGGCTGCCGCACGGCAGTACCGCGAGCGCGAAGGACACCTGGAGGTGCCGCGCAGCCACTCCGAGCACATCCACGGCGAGGCCGTACGGCTGGGCGCCTGGGTCAGCCAGCAGCGCGTCAAGGCCGCAAAGCTGGCACCGGAGCGGGTGGAGGAGCTGTCGGCCCTCGGGATGCGCTGGTCATGA
- a CDS encoding HelD family protein: MSTTTRDGILAGEQRAVDHAYDCYTTKLAELSGTSAATASASGKDGIANRAEAEARAEAYGGLGNEALVFSRVDAPEDPGGDPRPWYIGRRSVHDSSHEPVVLMWTSPLAKKWIETRPENPGEVVLRRQLRCVQRIVESYFDEISLATPAPVPLSVPEPAGVPVPRQAADDSAAEEVDASPAPERTSAAPTPGDVLRRQRRKAVQPDDFLLRELQRSRGGRMRDIVETIRRDQMELVTGSPSDILVVQGGPGTGKSAVGLHRVTWLVNNEHFRAQDILVIGPHQRFLDYVGQVLPTLGTRDVNAVQLDRLWEGEILGTDSPKARLVKSDERMAAVLRRRVESDYRPEALDALTVDPSFEGDEPAIVVTAGSTTLRVPKSEVLALLDQAHAGDGPFRELRDRFRGLFVDRLLQELADIAPRRGQAGTIRRDLERNRRVERLVERVWPSPGPREALRSLYDSADLLRDCADGILNEDEQAALLRARAASADADPWTLDDHVCLEELGVLISGDTPPRYGHIVVDEAQDLTPMQARSLRRRCAVGGSMTVLGDLAQATGAHIPTSWDVLGALLSDHGDWSVAQLTTSYRVPAEIMEFVAPLAEMIAPALPYPQAVREAGADAVRTVASEPWKLLDDTVAHVARLMDTSDGSTPRSVAVIVPDDSDWLDAISRRIGEDGDIGERNREAVSVLAAAQVKGMEYDHVLVVEPATIADRGPAGLRQLYVALTRSTQSLTVLHTAPLPEALTASADDTEPAAMDARPAGAAESLPRIGSDVRVEVVGHVTGGRYKVRPLSPVIGRPLVLTVRQGSVPPRRGDELDCWVFANDTSQTVLTADQRGRSPVSERMARRYLAALDVLVELTGSDGDVPEARSRLSELQGMANRILRRDQTDWVDVLHLFGDPDRERLGVLRDLAATTNRALKEGAFDAGRLAEGLDASGWAGPLAAARRELQERFATKPNSDGAVPVAPRQPDQKEEVQMTTADTTAATPAATTKDGFLRALEAAAGADRMCKKHEAVRHALKASLLWADLQPTDSSVVDVSCVTQHGLFLYEALGAGCSTYADLRSGATRLLEINHTLPAPADGLYLVLSEPPVEDWSVDTIRDVFRVNVIWHTPAGWSGENADVVFGASG; encoded by the coding sequence ATGAGCACCACCACTCGGGACGGGATCCTCGCCGGCGAGCAGCGGGCGGTGGACCACGCATACGACTGCTACACCACGAAACTGGCTGAACTGAGCGGCACCTCGGCGGCCACCGCCTCGGCGAGCGGCAAGGACGGGATCGCCAACCGGGCCGAAGCGGAGGCTCGTGCAGAGGCTTACGGAGGGCTCGGCAATGAAGCCCTGGTCTTCTCCCGCGTCGACGCGCCGGAGGATCCGGGAGGAGACCCGCGTCCCTGGTACATCGGGCGCCGCAGCGTGCACGACTCCTCGCACGAGCCGGTGGTTCTGATGTGGACCAGCCCCCTGGCGAAGAAGTGGATCGAGACCCGGCCCGAGAACCCGGGCGAGGTGGTCCTGCGTCGGCAGCTCCGCTGCGTACAGCGGATCGTCGAGAGCTACTTCGACGAGATCTCCCTGGCGACGCCCGCTCCCGTGCCCTTGTCCGTACCCGAGCCCGCCGGCGTACCGGTGCCCCGTCAGGCCGCCGACGACAGCGCGGCGGAGGAGGTAGACGCGTCCCCCGCCCCGGAGCGTACGTCGGCAGCCCCCACCCCCGGCGATGTCCTCCGGCGGCAGCGGCGGAAGGCAGTCCAGCCGGACGACTTCCTGCTGCGGGAGCTCCAGCGGTCGCGCGGCGGTCGGATGCGCGACATCGTCGAGACCATCCGCCGTGACCAGATGGAGCTGGTCACCGGCTCGCCCTCGGACATCCTCGTCGTGCAGGGCGGCCCTGGTACCGGCAAGTCGGCGGTCGGTCTCCACCGGGTGACCTGGCTCGTCAACAACGAGCACTTCAGGGCCCAGGACATCCTCGTCATCGGCCCCCACCAGCGGTTCCTCGACTATGTCGGACAGGTCCTCCCCACCCTTGGCACCCGGGATGTCAACGCCGTCCAGCTGGACCGCCTGTGGGAGGGCGAGATCCTCGGCACCGACTCCCCGAAGGCACGCCTCGTGAAGTCGGACGAACGCATGGCGGCCGTGCTGCGGCGCCGCGTCGAGAGCGACTATCGCCCTGAGGCTCTCGACGCCCTCACCGTCGACCCCTCTTTCGAGGGCGACGAGCCCGCGATCGTCGTCACCGCCGGCAGTACGACCCTTCGCGTGCCGAAGTCCGAGGTCCTCGCCCTCCTCGACCAGGCCCACGCCGGCGACGGGCCCTTCCGGGAGCTACGCGACCGTTTCCGCGGCCTCTTCGTCGACCGGCTCCTCCAGGAGCTCGCCGACATCGCGCCGCGCCGTGGGCAGGCCGGCACGATCCGCCGCGACCTGGAACGCAACCGCCGGGTCGAGCGCCTCGTCGAACGCGTCTGGCCGTCCCCCGGCCCCCGGGAGGCCTTGCGTAGCCTCTATGACTCGGCCGACCTCCTGCGGGACTGCGCCGACGGCATCCTCAACGAGGACGAGCAGGCGGCCCTGCTGCGTGCCCGCGCCGCCAGCGCCGACGCCGATCCGTGGACCCTCGACGACCACGTCTGCCTCGAAGAGCTCGGGGTTCTGATCAGCGGCGACACCCCACCGCGATACGGCCACATCGTCGTCGACGAGGCCCAGGACCTCACGCCCATGCAGGCCCGCTCCCTGCGGCGGCGCTGTGCCGTGGGCGGCTCCATGACCGTCCTGGGCGACCTCGCGCAGGCGACGGGCGCCCACATTCCGACGAGCTGGGACGTGCTCGGCGCACTCCTCTCGGATCACGGCGATTGGAGCGTGGCTCAGCTCACCACCAGCTACCGCGTCCCCGCCGAGATCATGGAGTTCGTTGCTCCGCTCGCAGAGATGATCGCTCCGGCCCTGCCGTACCCGCAGGCTGTCCGGGAGGCGGGAGCGGACGCCGTACGGACCGTGGCGTCCGAGCCGTGGAAGCTGCTCGACGACACCGTTGCCCACGTGGCCCGGCTTATGGACACCAGTGATGGCAGCACCCCACGCTCCGTGGCCGTCATCGTTCCTGACGACTCGGACTGGCTGGACGCCATCAGCCGCAGGATCGGCGAGGACGGCGACATCGGCGAGCGGAACCGCGAGGCCGTCTCCGTGCTGGCCGCAGCTCAGGTCAAGGGCATGGAGTACGACCACGTCCTGGTCGTCGAGCCTGCCACGATCGCCGACCGCGGTCCCGCCGGGCTGCGCCAGTTGTACGTGGCCCTCACGCGCAGCACCCAGAGTCTGACCGTCCTGCACACCGCCCCGCTGCCGGAGGCGCTCACCGCCTCCGCGGACGACACCGAACCCGCGGCAATGGACGCCCGGCCGGCTGGCGCGGCGGAAAGCCTTCCCCGGATCGGCAGCGATGTCCGGGTCGAGGTCGTGGGCCACGTCACTGGCGGTCGGTACAAGGTCAGGCCGCTGTCTCCGGTGATCGGTCGGCCGCTCGTGCTCACCGTCCGCCAGGGCTCGGTTCCCCCGCGCCGGGGTGACGAGCTGGACTGCTGGGTGTTCGCGAACGACACGAGTCAGACGGTGCTCACCGCTGATCAGCGTGGCCGGTCGCCCGTCTCGGAGCGGATGGCGAGGCGCTATCTCGCGGCGCTGGACGTGCTGGTAGAGCTGACCGGCAGCGACGGCGACGTTCCCGAGGCCCGCAGCCGCCTCTCCGAACTTCAGGGCATGGCCAACCGCATCCTTCGCCGGGACCAGACCGACTGGGTCGACGTGCTTCACCTGTTCGGTGATCCGGACAGAGAACGACTCGGAGTTCTTCGAGACCTTGCCGCGACAACCAACCGTGCGCTCAAGGAGGGCGCTTTCGACGCAGGTCGGCTCGCGGAGGGGCTGGATGCTTCCGGCTGGGCAGGGCCCCTCGCTGCAGCACGGCGAGAGCTCCAAGAGCGCTTCGCGACGAAGCCGAACTCCGACGGTGCGGTCCCCGTCGCCCCGAGGCAACCCGATCAGAAGGAAGAGGTGCAGATGACCACCGCGGACACCACCGCCGCAACACCGGCTGCGACCACGAAGGACGGCTTCCTTCGTGCGCTGGAAGCGGCTGCCGGGGCCGACCGTATGTGCAAGAAGCACGAGGCGGTCCGCCACGCGCTGAAGGCATCACTTCTCTGGGCGGATCTCCAGCCGACCGACTCTTCGGTCGTCGACGTCAGCTGCGTCACCCAGCACGGTCTCTTCCTCTACGAGGCCCTGGGTGCAGGCTGCTCCACCTATGCGGACCTGCGATCGGGCGCGACCCGCCTGCTCGAGATCAACCACACGCTGCCCGCGCCGGCCGACGGTCTTTACCTCGTTCTCTCCGAACCGCCCGTCGAGGATTGGTCCGTGGACACGATTCGTGACGTCTTCCGCGTCAATGTCATCTGGCACACCCCGGCTGGCTGGAGTGGCGAGAATGCAGACGTCGTTTTTGGAGCTTCTGGGTGA
- a CDS encoding AAA family ATPase produces MTETEQHKQTALPLAETVATRLAESALTDPVKALLRDALGSGTADAGTTTSSAASGRVYLDSLAVNGFRGIGPRARLRLSPRPGVNLVVGRNGSGKSSLAEAIEVGFTGTRVHRPGQDATRGGHWYNLHNADSPKIELKLAIEGDTGNSTLIRTWTSEEFGSSAATFKCPGHGTVPLIEAGWDTALADHRPFLSYTDLDLMLTGKPSERYDAIATILGMDLLSTATNRLSAREKALATVAKETREALPGLKDALYALEDDDRAVQALLAVDTPGALDLDTIDALVAGLPSADDSRLAELHVEAGAHGPDLAEVGEAVQRLRIALADVEDLHGTDAENAWLRADLLEKALAHADRHPDDDVCPACGTERVFGREWCDRASRQVAELRREAKTADDARAAVQTGARNLQNLIEHPQRIPAALAGPWKAWTDCRQITDPAELARRAEEAATVLADACDTVRTHAVRELEERDERWRALVIRLAAWADKARETERDKPLLSNLRKAVKWLKDLSTELREQRMERFTDATQGIWERLRQESNVDLTAVSLKGSEKANVRKLVMAASVDGQDAPALDVMSQGELHSLALSLFLPRATTADSPFGFLVIDDPVQSMDPTKVHGLAQVLHEIGRHRQIVVFTHDPRLQKAFTDQELPVTVFQVTRGERSRVKVDRIDDPVAQAIGDARAIAATRGLPPETYSHVLPGLCRIALENAFLEAAWIRHHRTGGSEHDLQAAIDSAERFHEVAAFALFGDVERGSDVREEVRRRYGSPACSLIQQCQKGAHPDGTSIPNPHRFVTDVEALAQKIRKPEVTA; encoded by the coding sequence GTGACCGAGACGGAACAGCACAAGCAGACCGCGCTTCCCCTCGCCGAGACGGTGGCGACGCGCCTGGCCGAGTCGGCTCTCACCGACCCCGTCAAGGCCCTGCTCCGCGACGCGCTCGGCAGCGGCACCGCCGACGCCGGCACCACCACGTCGTCCGCCGCCTCGGGGCGCGTCTACCTCGACTCCCTCGCCGTCAACGGCTTCCGCGGCATCGGCCCCCGTGCCCGGCTGCGCCTCAGCCCCCGTCCGGGTGTCAACCTCGTCGTGGGCCGCAATGGTTCCGGCAAGTCCAGCCTCGCCGAAGCCATCGAGGTCGGCTTCACCGGCACCCGGGTCCACCGGCCTGGCCAGGACGCCACGCGCGGCGGCCACTGGTACAACCTCCACAACGCCGACAGCCCCAAGATCGAGCTCAAGCTCGCGATCGAGGGCGACACCGGCAACAGCACCCTCATCCGCACCTGGACGAGCGAGGAGTTCGGCAGCTCCGCGGCCACCTTCAAGTGCCCGGGCCACGGAACCGTCCCCCTGATCGAGGCGGGCTGGGACACGGCCCTCGCCGACCACCGGCCGTTCCTCTCGTACACCGATCTCGACCTCATGCTCACCGGCAAGCCGTCCGAGCGGTACGACGCGATCGCCACCATCCTCGGTATGGACCTGCTCTCCACCGCGACCAACAGGCTGAGCGCGCGGGAGAAGGCCCTCGCCACCGTCGCGAAGGAGACGAGGGAGGCCCTGCCCGGCCTGAAGGACGCCCTCTACGCGCTGGAGGACGACGACCGCGCCGTGCAGGCCCTGCTCGCCGTGGACACCCCGGGCGCCCTGGACCTCGACACCATCGACGCGCTCGTCGCCGGTCTTCCCTCGGCCGACGACAGCCGGCTCGCCGAGCTTCATGTCGAGGCCGGGGCACACGGGCCCGACCTGGCGGAGGTCGGGGAGGCCGTCCAGCGGCTGCGGATCGCCCTCGCCGACGTGGAGGACCTCCACGGCACCGATGCCGAGAACGCCTGGCTGCGCGCCGACCTGCTGGAGAAGGCCCTCGCCCACGCAGACCGGCACCCCGACGACGACGTCTGCCCGGCGTGCGGAACGGAACGGGTTTTCGGACGTGAGTGGTGCGACCGTGCCTCCCGGCAGGTGGCGGAGCTGCGCCGCGAGGCGAAGACCGCCGACGACGCGCGCGCCGCCGTACAGACGGGTGCGCGGAACCTCCAGAACCTCATCGAGCACCCCCAGCGGATCCCCGCGGCCCTGGCCGGCCCGTGGAAGGCGTGGACCGACTGCCGGCAGATCACCGACCCTGCCGAGCTCGCCCGGAGAGCCGAGGAGGCCGCCACGGTCCTCGCCGACGCCTGCGACACGGTGAGGACGCACGCAGTCCGCGAGCTGGAGGAGCGCGACGAGCGGTGGCGCGCGCTCGTCATCCGGCTTGCCGCCTGGGCGGACAAAGCCCGCGAGACCGAACGGGACAAGCCCCTGCTGAGCAACCTCCGCAAGGCAGTGAAGTGGCTCAAGGACCTCTCCACCGAGCTGCGGGAGCAGCGCATGGAGCGCTTCACCGACGCCACGCAGGGCATCTGGGAGCGCCTGCGGCAGGAGAGCAACGTCGATCTCACTGCCGTGAGCCTGAAGGGCAGCGAGAAGGCGAACGTTCGCAAGCTCGTCATGGCGGCCTCCGTCGATGGCCAAGACGCCCCGGCGCTCGACGTCATGAGCCAGGGGGAGCTGCACTCCCTCGCGCTCTCCCTCTTTCTGCCGAGGGCCACGACCGCGGACAGCCCGTTCGGCTTCCTCGTCATCGACGACCCTGTGCAGTCCATGGACCCGACCAAGGTGCACGGACTCGCCCAGGTGCTGCACGAGATCGGCAGGCACCGGCAGATCGTCGTCTTCACCCACGACCCTCGTCTGCAGAAGGCGTTTACTGACCAGGAGCTGCCAGTCACGGTCTTCCAGGTGACGCGTGGCGAGAGGTCTCGGGTGAAGGTCGACCGCATCGACGACCCGGTCGCGCAGGCCATCGGCGACGCCCGGGCCATCGCCGCCACCCGGGGCCTTCCCCCTGAGACGTACAGCCACGTGCTGCCCGGCCTGTGCCGTATCGCCCTGGAGAACGCCTTCCTGGAGGCCGCGTGGATCCGACACCACCGCACCGGCGGATCGGAACACGACCTCCAGGCCGCGATCGACAGCGCGGAGAGGTTCCACGAGGTCGCTGCCTTCGCCCTCTTCGGCGACGTGGAGCGCGGTAGCGACGTCAGGGAGGAGGTGCGCCGCCGCTACGGGAGCCCGGCGTGCTCCCTGATCCAGCAGTGCCAGAAGGGAGCCCACCCCGACGGCACCTCGATCCCCAACCCCCACCGCTTCGTCACGGACGTCGAGGCCCTGGCGCAGAAGATCCGCAAGCCGGAGGTGACCGCATGA
- a CDS encoding type I restriction-modification system subunit M, which produces MPPRKKKPTEQEELFSASTAKEIQAILWKAADKLRGSIDAAQYKEFVLGLIFLKYVSDAFEERRNELAKELAEDGISEDQIGDFLEDRDEYTGAHVFWVPETARWSWIAANAKSQGVGKLLDDAMDAVMRENAALTGVLPKIFNRDNVDQKRLAGLVDLISDARFADTENKPAQDVLGEVYEYFLSNFARAEGKNAGEFYTPQSVVRLIVEILEPYHGRVYDPACGSGGMFVQAVKFIDAHRGKGHKADISVYGQERNERTWRLAKMNLAIHGIDGNLAARWGDTFADDKHPDLKADFVMANPPFNIKDWERDESDARWKYGVPPKNNANYAWLQHMVSKLGERGTAGVVLANGSMASQQNGEGDIRQAMVEADLVACMVALPSQLFRTVQIPACLWFLAKDKSPQGAKALADRRGQILFIDARQLGAMVDRTERVLTEADLAKISGVYHAWRGTESAKAEGLTYEDGPGFCFSANLETVREHGYVLTPGRYVGAVETEAESAEVVTARIAALTEELFGLFEQSAELEKTVREQLGRVDV; this is translated from the coding sequence ATGCCCCCGCGCAAGAAGAAGCCCACTGAGCAGGAGGAGCTGTTCAGCGCCTCCACCGCCAAGGAGATCCAGGCGATCCTTTGGAAGGCGGCCGACAAGCTCCGCGGCTCCATCGACGCTGCGCAGTACAAGGAGTTCGTCCTCGGCCTGATCTTCCTGAAGTACGTCTCCGACGCCTTCGAGGAGCGCCGTAACGAGCTGGCCAAGGAGCTCGCCGAGGACGGCATCTCCGAGGACCAGATCGGCGACTTTCTGGAGGACCGCGACGAGTACACCGGCGCCCACGTCTTCTGGGTCCCGGAGACCGCCCGCTGGTCCTGGATCGCGGCCAACGCCAAGAGCCAGGGCGTGGGCAAGCTCCTCGACGACGCGATGGACGCGGTGATGCGGGAGAATGCCGCCCTGACCGGCGTCCTCCCGAAGATCTTCAACCGCGACAACGTCGACCAGAAGCGCCTGGCCGGACTTGTCGACCTCATCAGCGACGCCCGCTTCGCCGACACCGAGAACAAGCCAGCTCAAGACGTCCTGGGCGAGGTGTATGAGTATTTCCTCTCTAATTTCGCACGTGCCGAAGGAAAGAACGCAGGCGAGTTCTACACACCGCAGTCTGTGGTCAGGCTCATTGTGGAGATCCTGGAGCCGTACCACGGGCGCGTGTACGATCCGGCGTGCGGCTCGGGCGGCATGTTCGTCCAAGCGGTCAAGTTCATTGATGCCCACCGGGGTAAGGGTCACAAGGCCGACATCTCTGTCTACGGCCAAGAACGCAACGAACGCACTTGGCGCCTGGCCAAGATGAACCTCGCCATCCACGGCATCGATGGCAACCTGGCTGCACGGTGGGGTGACACTTTCGCCGACGACAAGCACCCCGACCTCAAGGCCGACTTCGTGATGGCCAACCCGCCGTTCAACATCAAGGATTGGGAGCGGGACGAGAGCGACGCCCGTTGGAAGTACGGCGTCCCCCCTAAGAACAACGCCAACTACGCTTGGCTCCAACACATGGTCTCCAAACTGGGCGAGCGCGGCACGGCCGGCGTCGTTTTGGCCAATGGGTCTATGGCCTCGCAACAGAACGGCGAGGGTGACATCCGCCAGGCAATGGTGGAGGCGGACCTGGTGGCCTGCATGGTCGCCCTGCCGTCCCAGCTGTTCCGTACTGTGCAGATCCCGGCGTGTCTGTGGTTTCTGGCCAAGGACAAGTCCCCGCAGGGTGCGAAGGCCCTGGCCGACCGGCGCGGGCAGATCCTCTTCATTGACGCCCGCCAGCTGGGCGCGATGGTGGATCGCACGGAACGCGTACTCACGGAGGCGGACCTCGCGAAGATCTCGGGCGTCTACCACGCTTGGCGCGGCACGGAGTCGGCAAAGGCCGAGGGCCTGACGTACGAGGACGGACCGGGCTTCTGCTTTTCGGCAAACCTGGAGACCGTGCGGGAGCACGGGTACGTGCTGACGCCGGGGCGGTACGTGGGGGCCGTCGAGACGGAGGCGGAAAGCGCGGAGGTGGTGACAGCTCGGATCGCTGCACTGACGGAAGAGCTGTTCGGGCTATTCGAGCAGTCGGCGGAGTTGGAGAAGACGGTGCGGGAGCAGCTGGGGAGGGTCGATGTCTGA
- a CDS encoding restriction endonuclease subunit S, translating into MSEWGRVQIGDLLAEPLRNGVSYPSKLRGSGIPMVNMGEAFAFDVIKDQKCELVPLTEREQERFLLEEGDLLFVRQSLVYSGAGRCVLVGSGTGPRTWESHLIRARLDKRAADPRFLYYYFRSPQGRSNMETIVTQVAAAGIRGSDLKKLEIPHPSLSQQQGISNVLWALDGKIALNDHIATISEQLLQFKFSELELSNEPDDRGIAITELVEFNPKRTKPMNEEPVYVDMAALQTSRAGIPKWTLRSPKSGSRFMNGDTLLARITPCLENGKTGYVNFMEDGEVGLGSTEFIVMRSRPGVPSELSYFLARDSRFREHATRNMVGTSGRQRVSAADAANYFVNRPDPDALATFGREAAAAFTHMKSAQGENRALTALRDVLLPQLMSGRLRVKDAEKIVEDHV; encoded by the coding sequence ATGTCTGAGTGGGGCCGGGTCCAGATTGGCGACCTCCTTGCCGAGCCCCTGCGAAACGGCGTCAGTTACCCCTCAAAACTGCGCGGCAGTGGCATCCCGATGGTCAACATGGGAGAGGCATTCGCTTTCGACGTGATTAAGGATCAGAAATGCGAACTAGTTCCGCTGACCGAACGTGAGCAGGAGCGGTTTCTCCTAGAAGAGGGAGATCTACTGTTCGTGCGCCAGTCCCTGGTCTATTCGGGAGCGGGGCGGTGCGTGCTCGTGGGGTCTGGCACGGGCCCACGCACTTGGGAAAGTCACCTGATTCGCGCCCGCCTGGACAAGAGAGCCGCAGACCCGCGTTTCCTTTACTACTATTTCCGGTCACCGCAAGGTCGTTCCAACATGGAAACGATCGTTACCCAGGTCGCAGCTGCCGGAATCAGAGGAAGCGATCTTAAGAAGCTTGAGATCCCGCACCCCTCCCTGTCGCAGCAGCAAGGCATCTCGAATGTCCTCTGGGCACTGGATGGCAAGATCGCCCTCAACGACCACATCGCGACCATTTCCGAGCAGTTGCTCCAGTTTAAATTTTCAGAACTGGAGCTATCTAACGAACCTGATGACAGGGGGATTGCGATTACAGAACTCGTCGAGTTCAACCCGAAGCGCACTAAGCCAATGAATGAGGAGCCTGTCTACGTGGACATGGCCGCCTTGCAGACCAGTCGAGCCGGAATTCCCAAATGGACTCTTCGTTCCCCTAAGTCCGGCTCTCGGTTCATGAATGGCGATACGCTACTGGCGCGTATCACGCCGTGCCTTGAGAACGGGAAGACCGGCTACGTCAACTTCATGGAGGACGGTGAAGTAGGCCTCGGATCAACCGAGTTCATTGTCATGCGTTCACGTCCTGGAGTTCCGTCTGAGCTCAGTTACTTCCTGGCACGTGACAGCAGGTTTCGCGAGCACGCGACTCGCAACATGGTGGGCACATCTGGGCGCCAGCGAGTTAGTGCGGCAGACGCGGCGAACTACTTCGTAAACCGCCCTGACCCAGACGCGCTGGCTACCTTCGGTCGTGAGGCCGCAGCGGCGTTCACACACATGAAATCGGCTCAGGGCGAAAATCGCGCCCTCACCGCCCTCCGCGACGTCCTCCTTCCTCAGCTCATGTCCGGACGACTCCGCGTTAAGGACGCCGAGAAGATTGTCGAGGACCATGTATGA